From the genome of Spirochaetae bacterium HGW-Spirochaetae-1, one region includes:
- a CDS encoding penicillin acylase family protein — MNRTKSYQRRRFVIMATLACGLILMLPGCIVMQKKFDKSVEPLPESITLSGINDEIIIRRDFYGVPYIEAKNEDDLFFASGYIAAEDRLWQMVMMSMLMQGRLAEIAGEDTLKLDIFIRSLNAKKFVSDAMKKMDPASLRILENYSRGVNAWLESHNNLPAEFILTDYKPEKWKPEDTLYVFGMLNMDVSGNFIEELDFLILAAKLGYEKAAWLFPVYPDEKIPFEEAAKLKDVPADSIVQIKTAFMELRREMKQKLPMSVPASNNWALSGRKTASGKSIVENDTHLMLMIPNAWMLMHLKCPTYEAAGVTIPGVPFITLGYNGRVAWGATMVMADSQDLFIEKMRTEGGTVEYLSKGKWLPAIQRKETFNMQGGKPVEVVLLETNHGPLLNTGLAGVPFPPEMPVQPLPMTSEYGISLSWAMEQGNRTLKAFYDIGKAADIREAQQAVRNVQAIYLNIVYGDRDSIAWQVTGSFPLRKKGKGILPSPGWTGEYDWTGFLAPDKRPFSMNPAEGFITTANNRTVPKNFPYQLTGSWYHPDRAERIASVLKKMDKAAMKDMLKLQGEQFSSMAEKVQRLLYSDPVNGRLKEIIKGWKNKKKKARALEALALLSPKNFNAVMSANSANAAVMGAFMHCVTRGIFLDELGGEESLQWQAFLDVTMMSYSAPEDHLLYRPESPFWDNTETGKVETREDILAEALDSAILLLEDRISKNREKWQWGKIHTYHWKHEFTKQTSFFHGYLNRGPFPAGGDVHSVNVSTFTWGENFDTWNIPAMRMIVDFGLDEPMSLITVPGQSGNPSSPHYGDMIPAFLTGEGRPMPFRKENVEKQYDSVMRIAPEK, encoded by the coding sequence ATGAATCGAACAAAATCATATCAACGACGGCGCTTCGTCATCATGGCCACACTGGCTTGTGGCCTGATCCTCATGCTCCCGGGCTGCATCGTTATGCAGAAGAAATTCGACAAATCCGTGGAACCCCTTCCTGAATCCATTACCCTGTCGGGCATCAACGATGAAATCATCATCCGGCGCGACTTTTACGGTGTCCCCTACATAGAGGCAAAAAATGAGGACGATCTCTTTTTCGCCTCGGGATACATCGCCGCCGAAGATCGCCTGTGGCAGATGGTCATGATGTCCATGCTCATGCAGGGGAGGCTGGCCGAAATCGCCGGCGAGGACACCCTGAAGCTGGATATCTTCATCCGGAGCCTCAACGCGAAGAAATTCGTCTCCGACGCCATGAAAAAAATGGACCCCGCCTCCCTGCGCATTCTGGAAAATTATTCCCGGGGCGTCAATGCCTGGCTGGAAAGTCACAACAACCTTCCAGCCGAATTCATCCTCACGGATTATAAACCGGAGAAATGGAAGCCCGAGGATACCCTCTATGTCTTCGGCATGCTCAACATGGACGTTTCCGGTAACTTCATCGAGGAACTGGATTTTCTCATACTGGCGGCAAAACTCGGCTACGAGAAAGCGGCCTGGCTCTTCCCCGTCTACCCCGATGAAAAAATACCATTCGAAGAAGCCGCCAAATTAAAAGACGTGCCGGCCGACAGCATCGTTCAGATTAAGACCGCCTTTATGGAACTCCGCAGGGAAATGAAACAGAAATTACCCATGAGCGTCCCTGCATCGAACAACTGGGCCCTGTCGGGCCGAAAGACCGCCAGCGGGAAATCCATCGTGGAGAATGACACGCACCTCATGCTCATGATCCCCAACGCCTGGATGCTCATGCACCTCAAATGTCCCACCTACGAAGCTGCGGGAGTTACCATCCCCGGTGTCCCCTTCATTACCCTGGGATATAACGGCCGCGTTGCCTGGGGGGCCACCATGGTCATGGCCGACAGCCAGGACCTTTTCATCGAAAAAATGAGAACTGAAGGCGGCACCGTGGAATACCTCTCTAAAGGCAAATGGCTTCCCGCGATTCAACGGAAAGAAACTTTCAATATGCAGGGCGGGAAACCCGTGGAAGTAGTGCTGCTGGAAACGAACCATGGCCCGCTCCTGAATACGGGACTGGCCGGTGTTCCCTTTCCGCCGGAGATGCCCGTGCAGCCCCTCCCCATGACCTCGGAGTACGGCATATCCCTCTCGTGGGCCATGGAGCAGGGAAACCGGACCTTGAAGGCCTTCTATGATATCGGGAAGGCCGCTGATATCAGGGAAGCCCAGCAGGCCGTGCGGAATGTGCAGGCTATCTATCTCAATATCGTGTACGGCGACCGGGACTCCATTGCCTGGCAGGTCACGGGTTCATTCCCATTACGGAAAAAGGGGAAGGGGATATTGCCGTCTCCGGGATGGACCGGCGAGTATGACTGGACTGGATTTCTTGCTCCTGACAAACGTCCCTTCAGCATGAATCCCGCCGAGGGATTCATTACCACGGCCAATAACCGTACCGTGCCGAAAAATTTTCCTTACCAGCTTACAGGTTCATGGTATCACCCTGACCGGGCTGAACGGATTGCCAGTGTTCTGAAAAAAATGGATAAGGCCGCCATGAAAGACATGCTGAAGCTCCAGGGAGAGCAATTTTCCTCCATGGCTGAAAAAGTACAGCGGCTGCTCTACTCCGACCCCGTGAACGGCAGGCTGAAAGAGATTATCAAAGGCTGGAAGAATAAAAAGAAAAAAGCCCGGGCCCTGGAAGCCCTGGCACTGCTCTCTCCAAAAAACTTCAACGCGGTCATGTCGGCAAACAGCGCCAATGCCGCGGTCATGGGCGCCTTCATGCACTGCGTCACCCGGGGCATTTTCCTTGACGAACTGGGCGGTGAAGAAAGCCTCCAGTGGCAGGCCTTTCTCGATGTCACCATGATGTCCTACTCGGCTCCCGAGGATCATCTCCTGTACCGGCCTGAATCACCTTTCTGGGACAACACGGAAACCGGGAAAGTGGAGACGCGTGAGGATATCCTGGCCGAGGCCCTGGACAGCGCAATCCTTCTCCTGGAAGACCGTATCAGTAAAAACCGGGAAAAATGGCAGTGGGGAAAAATACACACCTATCACTGGAAGCATGAGTTCACCAAGCAGACCAGCTTTTTCCACGGATACCTGAACCGCGGCCCGTTCCCGGCCGGCGGCGATGTCCATTCGGTCAACGTATCAACCTTTACCTGGGGTGAGAATTTCGATACTTGGAACATCCCGGCCATGCGCATGATCGTTGATTTCGGCCTGGACGAACCCATGTCGCTCATCACCGTACCGGGCCAGTCGGGAAATCCCTCGAGCCCCCATTACGGCGACATGATTCCGGCATTCCTTACCGGGGAGGGGAGACCCATGCCTTTCCGGAAGGAGAACGTGGAAAAGCAATATGACAGTGTAATGCGAATCGCTCCTGAAAAATAA
- a CDS encoding Bcr/CflA family drug resistance efflux transporter, producing the protein MKPHNNKNTNSLGEFIALMAMTMSLVALSTDSMLPALDHISISLGVSGSNASQLVISFFFLGLAFGQIFYGPISDSVGRKPPLYAGYIIFISGCLLSFFAQTFSMMLAGRVLQGLGAAAPRTVTLSLVRDQYSGKVMARIMSFVMTVFILVPAVAPTMGQGILAISGWRSIFIALLSLAAINILWLGGRQKETLREEYRGEITGRWIGQALKFYFSCKSAVGYTMIAGILGGVFLGYLNTSRQIYQDIYGLGKLFPVFFAITALSIGGASLSNARMVMRFGMRSMALRAMQVMSLLSILMFVASIVTGGRPPLWLLMVYFIPTFFCIGIQFGNLNALAMDPLGKIAGTGAAIVGFISTLVQFILGTIIGQLFNDTLMPLIGGFVAMSLVSLAIMFYTKKYTEENPDEECNIQEKVLEGISQTLE; encoded by the coding sequence ATGAAACCACACAATAATAAAAACACAAACAGCCTGGGTGAATTTATTGCCCTTATGGCCATGACAATGTCCCTTGTGGCTCTGAGCACCGATTCCATGCTTCCCGCACTGGACCATATCAGTATTTCCCTGGGGGTTTCAGGGAGCAACGCAAGCCAGTTGGTAATATCATTCTTTTTTCTCGGTCTTGCTTTCGGTCAGATATTTTACGGTCCCATATCTGACAGTGTCGGGAGAAAACCCCCACTCTACGCGGGATATATAATCTTTATCAGCGGCTGTCTGCTCTCTTTCTTTGCGCAGACCTTTTCCATGATGCTGGCGGGCAGGGTTCTGCAGGGACTTGGGGCAGCCGCCCCAAGAACCGTGACTCTTTCACTGGTAAGGGATCAGTATTCCGGAAAGGTAATGGCACGGATAATGTCTTTTGTTATGACCGTCTTTATTCTTGTTCCCGCTGTTGCTCCCACTATGGGGCAGGGTATCCTTGCCATATCCGGCTGGAGAAGTATTTTCATCGCCCTCCTTTCTCTTGCGGCCATTAACATTTTATGGCTTGGAGGCCGGCAGAAGGAAACTCTTCGTGAAGAGTATCGTGGAGAAATTACCGGACGGTGGATAGGTCAGGCATTAAAGTTCTATTTCTCATGCAAATCAGCTGTCGGTTATACCATGATAGCCGGAATACTCGGCGGGGTCTTCCTCGGTTACCTTAATACATCACGACAGATATATCAGGATATCTACGGCCTGGGAAAACTGTTCCCTGTCTTTTTTGCCATTACCGCCCTTTCAATAGGAGGCGCCTCTCTCAGCAACGCACGGATGGTCATGCGTTTCGGTATGCGATCAATGGCCCTGAGGGCAATGCAGGTCATGTCTTTGCTTTCAATCCTCATGTTTGTTGCGTCAATAGTAACCGGTGGCAGACCGCCACTCTGGCTTCTCATGGTATACTTTATCCCCACATTTTTCTGCATAGGCATTCAGTTCGGGAATCTCAATGCTCTGGCAATGGACCCCCTGGGAAAGATAGCGGGTACTGGCGCAGCAATCGTAGGATTCATATCCACCCTTGTACAGTTTATTCTCGGGACCATCATCGGGCAGCTGTTCAATGACACCCTGATGCCTCTTATTGGCGGTTTTGTTGCTATGAGCCTTGTGTCACTGGCAATAATGTTTTATACGAAGAAGTATACGGAAGAAAACCCTGACGAAGAATGTAACATTCAGGAGAAGGTCCTCGAAGGGATATCACAGACACTTGAATAA
- a CDS encoding TIGR02453 family protein, which translates to MIQKSTLNFLKNLGKNNNREWFTAHKEEYNKSRADMEEFLMYLISLVAGFDKSIEHLMPGDCMFRIYRDTRFARDKTPYKTNFGAVLSPQGNKMKPAGYYIHIEPGSCMAGGGIYHPEPAELYKVRQKIEREFPAFSAIITKKSFTKYFDGIHGDSLVNVPRGFAKDSPAAEFLKFKDLYSMALFTDREVLAPDFAKEVAKRFKAVKELNDFFRDAM; encoded by the coding sequence ATGATACAGAAAAGCACACTTAATTTTTTAAAGAACCTGGGCAAAAACAATAACAGGGAATGGTTTACTGCTCATAAAGAGGAGTATAATAAGAGCAGGGCCGATATGGAGGAATTCCTCATGTACCTTATATCCCTGGTGGCAGGGTTCGATAAATCCATAGAGCACCTCATGCCGGGTGACTGCATGTTCAGAATTTATCGAGACACCCGTTTTGCCAGAGACAAAACCCCGTACAAAACGAATTTCGGTGCCGTGCTTTCTCCCCAGGGGAACAAGATGAAGCCAGCAGGATATTATATACACATTGAACCGGGCAGCTGCATGGCCGGGGGCGGTATCTATCACCCGGAACCGGCAGAGCTCTACAAAGTCCGGCAAAAGATCGAAAGGGAATTCCCCGCCTTCAGCGCCATCATAACAAAAAAATCATTCACGAAGTATTTCGACGGGATACACGGCGATTCACTGGTGAATGTACCACGGGGTTTCGCAAAGGACAGCCCGGCTGCTGAGTTCCTCAAGTTCAAGGATCTATATTCCATGGCACTCTTCACCGACCGGGAGGTCCTCGCACCTGACTTCGCCAAAGAGGTGGCAAAACGCTTCAAAGCGGTAAAGGAACTCAATGATTTTTTCCGCGACGCGATGTAA
- a CDS encoding epimerase, with protein sequence MKKVLITGATGFIGGHLVRANLSKKNRVRALVLPGDPAAASLKERDVEVFEGDICDFNAVRKAVEGMDIVFHCAAVVTDWAPKRLFEEVTVGGTENMCRAASEAGVSRFVDISTNDVFGIDEENIMDETFPLRPWKEPYPDYKIKAEDISWRYHREKGLPVTMVYPCWVYGEGDQTFVPLLADAIIKKDLIFWRRDVLVWPTYIDNLIDLLMLIAEDKRAVGNGYLVHDGESTTLQDFCAGIARTLGVPPITTHIPYGLAYAASWVMEGLWKVLMIKTRPLLTTYTVKNLGSRFRFSIAKAERELGWKPKISYKDGFAKTMEWLRTLDLGTLKQK encoded by the coding sequence ATGAAAAAGGTACTCATCACCGGGGCCACGGGCTTTATCGGCGGACACCTGGTCAGGGCGAATCTTTCAAAAAAGAACAGGGTGCGGGCCCTGGTGCTTCCCGGCGATCCGGCCGCTGCATCTCTGAAGGAACGGGACGTGGAAGTCTTTGAGGGCGACATCTGCGATTTCAACGCAGTAAGGAAAGCCGTGGAGGGCATGGACATTGTATTCCACTGCGCGGCCGTGGTCACGGACTGGGCGCCGAAACGTCTTTTCGAAGAGGTTACCGTGGGCGGTACGGAAAACATGTGCCGTGCTGCCAGTGAAGCCGGCGTATCGCGTTTTGTCGATATAAGCACCAACGATGTCTTCGGCATCGACGAAGAAAACATCATGGATGAGACCTTCCCGCTGCGCCCCTGGAAAGAACCCTATCCCGATTATAAGATAAAAGCCGAGGATATCTCCTGGCGGTATCACCGCGAAAAGGGGCTCCCCGTTACCATGGTGTATCCCTGCTGGGTCTACGGTGAAGGGGACCAGACCTTTGTACCGCTCCTGGCCGATGCCATTATCAAAAAGGACCTGATCTTCTGGCGGCGCGACGTGCTGGTATGGCCCACCTATATCGACAATCTCATCGATCTCCTCATGCTCATAGCCGAGGATAAAAGGGCCGTGGGCAACGGCTACCTGGTGCACGACGGCGAATCCACAACGCTCCAGGACTTCTGCGCCGGCATCGCCCGCACCCTGGGAGTTCCGCCCATCACCACGCACATCCCCTATGGCCTGGCCTATGCCGCCTCGTGGGTCATGGAGGGCCTGTGGAAGGTTCTCATGATAAAAACCCGGCCCCTGCTCACCACCTATACGGTAAAAAACCTGGGCTCACGCTTTCGTTTCAGCATTGCCAAGGCGGAACGGGAACTGGGCTGGAAACCAAAAATTTCTTATAAAGACGGATTTGCCAAAACCATGGAATGGCTCAGGACCCTGGACCTGGGGACGCTGAAACAAAAATAA
- a CDS encoding short-chain dehydrogenase: MSKNLEGSVAIITGAAGGIGTEIARLFDAKGIRCALCDINEKGLAQTADLLSREHLTIRCDITQRSDIARAIEETEKRFGRIDILVNNAGIIHPGLFEDCTGENMDRQIMINQVGAMNFTRAVIDPLKKRGGGYIITISSLAGIVPETHSAVYSATKFALRGFNLTLNIELKKHNIFAGAVFPDSIDTPMLRYEAVHGGSPLTFLGKPAKPAAVARAVYRAITRKKIESYVPAFSATLPKILTCVPALIPPIWRMLEKSGEKKKLAYQKKFNIKGE, translated from the coding sequence ATGTCAAAAAACCTTGAAGGATCAGTGGCCATCATCACCGGCGCAGCCGGAGGCATCGGCACGGAAATCGCCCGCCTCTTTGATGCGAAAGGGATACGCTGCGCTCTCTGCGACATCAATGAAAAGGGGCTGGCACAGACGGCTGACCTGCTAAGCCGGGAACATCTGACAATTCGCTGTGATATCACACAGCGCAGTGACATAGCGCGTGCCATAGAGGAAACGGAGAAGCGTTTCGGCCGCATTGATATCCTCGTGAACAACGCCGGCATCATACATCCCGGGCTCTTCGAGGACTGCACCGGGGAAAACATGGACCGGCAGATCATGATAAACCAGGTGGGGGCCATGAACTTCACCCGCGCCGTCATCGATCCCCTTAAAAAGAGGGGAGGAGGATATATCATCACCATATCCTCCCTGGCGGGCATTGTGCCCGAAACCCACAGTGCCGTATACAGCGCCACGAAGTTCGCCCTCAGGGGATTCAATCTCACCCTGAATATTGAACTGAAGAAACATAATATCTTTGCGGGCGCCGTTTTCCCCGATTCCATTGATACGCCCATGCTGCGTTACGAGGCGGTCCATGGCGGCTCGCCCCTCACATTCCTTGGCAAACCGGCAAAACCGGCTGCCGTGGCCCGCGCAGTATACCGGGCCATCACACGTAAAAAGATCGAATCATACGTGCCGGCCTTCTCGGCGACGCTTCCCAAAATCCTCACCTGCGTTCCCGCCCTTATCCCGCCCATCTGGCGGATGCTGGAGAAATCCGGCGAAAAGAAAAAACTCGCGTATCAGAAAAAATTTAACATTAAAGGAGAATAA
- a CDS encoding aminotransferase, whose amino-acid sequence MPATSDRIKHFTESVIRRMTRVANAHGAINLSQGFPDFEPPEEITRALADIAPRGPHQYAVTWGAPGFRRALAKKQSRFMGMEIDPESQIVVTCGSTEAMMAAMMTVCNPGDKVIVFSPFYENYTADTILSGAEPIYVNLYPPEFNFNRDELEKAFRQNPKALILCNPANPSGKVFTRDELEFISRLAIQHDSFVITDEVYEHIVYEPHEHVYIASLPGMFERTISCSSLSKTYSITGWRLGYIIAPASIIDGARKVHDFLTVGAAAPLQEAAITGLEFPDSYYTELRNKYTEMRTIFLQGLDAAGLAYTTPQGAYYVMVDISEFNAASDIEFCEWMAREIGVAAVPGSSFFREPVKHLIRFHFAKKRETLESAVERLLLIKTK is encoded by the coding sequence ATGCCAGCCACCAGCGACAGAATAAAACATTTCACCGAATCGGTCATCCGCCGGATGACCCGCGTAGCCAACGCCCACGGAGCCATCAACCTCTCCCAGGGCTTTCCCGATTTCGAGCCCCCGGAAGAGATCACCCGGGCCCTGGCCGATATCGCTCCCCGGGGACCACACCAGTATGCCGTTACCTGGGGCGCCCCCGGTTTCCGCCGGGCCCTGGCAAAAAAGCAGAGCCGCTTCATGGGCATGGAAATCGATCCGGAAAGCCAGATCGTCGTGACCTGCGGCAGCACCGAGGCCATGATGGCCGCCATGATGACGGTATGCAACCCCGGCGACAAGGTCATCGTCTTCTCTCCCTTTTATGAAAATTACACGGCCGACACCATCCTTTCGGGAGCGGAACCCATTTATGTGAACCTCTATCCCCCTGAATTCAACTTTAACCGCGATGAACTTGAGAAGGCCTTCCGTCAGAATCCCAAGGCCCTCATCCTGTGCAACCCGGCAAATCCCTCGGGCAAGGTTTTCACCCGCGATGAGCTGGAATTCATTTCCCGGCTCGCCATCCAACACGACTCCTTCGTCATCACCGATGAGGTTTATGAGCATATCGTCTATGAACCCCATGAACATGTCTATATCGCGAGCCTGCCCGGCATGTTCGAGAGAACCATATCGTGCAGCTCCCTTTCAAAAACCTACTCCATCACGGGATGGAGACTGGGATATATCATAGCACCGGCCTCAATCATAGACGGCGCGAGGAAGGTCCATGACTTCCTCACCGTGGGAGCTGCCGCGCCATTGCAGGAGGCCGCCATCACGGGCCTGGAATTCCCCGATTCGTATTATACTGAATTGCGGAACAAGTACACGGAGATGCGCACCATTTTCCTCCAGGGACTCGATGCGGCCGGACTCGCCTACACCACGCCCCAGGGAGCTTACTATGTCATGGTGGACATATCGGAGTTCAATGCCGCAAGTGATATCGAATTCTGCGAATGGATGGCCAGGGAAATCGGTGTGGCTGCCGTACCAGGGTCCAGTTTTTTCCGGGAACCCGTGAAGCATCTCATACGCTTTCATTTTGCCAAGAAGAGAGAAACCCTTGAAAGTGCTGTTGAGCGGTTACTGCTGATAAAAACAAAATAA
- a CDS encoding type II toxin-antitoxin system Phd/YefM family antitoxin, with translation MKIKSDIRPISYIKSNTSNVLNQVNETHRPIFITQNGEPRAVLLDTESYESMNNAIGILKLIALGEKDIRQGKIKEQPDFFSSVESKYFQNKK, from the coding sequence GTGAAAATTAAAAGCGATATCCGTCCAATATCATACATTAAATCAAATACGTCTAATGTGTTAAATCAGGTTAACGAAACTCATCGACCCATTTTTATCACTCAGAATGGAGAGCCCAGAGCTGTATTATTAGATACCGAAAGTTATGAATCAATGAACAATGCTATCGGGATATTGAAATTAATTGCTTTAGGTGAAAAAGATATTCGACAGGGTAAAATCAAGGAACAACCGGATTTCTTTTCCTCAGTAGAAAGTAAATATTTTCAAAATAAAAAGTAA
- a CDS encoding DUF1566 domain-containing protein has translation MIISPVSFLPSCFSDDAGNSNGKTYAIGDIGPSGAGIVFYITDGGLHGLEAASSDQSISSMWSTIINTLVNGTSPLPTEIGTGSSNTDAIIAQNSGAASAAKICRDYTGGGKTDWFLPSRDELNELYLQRAIVGNFWNSGYWSSSEWDEDYAWTQDFNSAGRGNQDGYTKDSTPRVRAIRDF, from the coding sequence ATGATCATTTCGCCGGTATCATTTCTTCCATCATGTTTTTCCGATGACGCTGGTAATTCGAACGGCAAAACCTATGCCATTGGTGACATTGGTCCGAGCGGTGCAGGTATAGTATTCTATATTACAGACGGTGGATTACATGGACTGGAGGCGGCGTCATCAGACCAAAGTATAAGTTCCATGTGGAGCACTATAATTAATACCCTTGTGAATGGCACCAGTCCTTTACCCACCGAAATAGGAACAGGTTCTTCCAATACCGACGCCATAATTGCTCAAAATAGCGGTGCCGCAAGTGCGGCAAAAATATGCAGAGATTACACCGGGGGTGGTAAAACTGACTGGTTTTTGCCATCCAGAGATGAACTGAATGAGTTATATCTGCAAAGGGCAATTGTCGGCAATTTCTGGAATAGCGGCTATTGGAGTTCGTCTGAATGGGATGAAGACTATGCCTGGACCCAGGACTTCAACAGCGCTGGCAGAGGTAATCAGGACGGCTATACAAAGGACAGCACTCCCCGTGTAAGAGCAATCAGGGATTTTTAA
- a CDS encoding short-chain dehydrogenase → MKDFIGKTVFIPGGSSGIGLSTAKLLAGEGGHVMIFARNKKRLDEAAEQIGKSRKNPSQRVDCLQLDVSDFKAVQKTMTRAVRDFGTPDILINCAGRAYPRNFEDISFSQFDETMRINMYGIWNTCSVLTPFMKERGGIIVNTSSMSGFIGVFGYTDYSASKFAIVGFSEALKSELKNSNISVQVLCPPDTDTPGFAVENTTKPDETKAISAAAKIMSPDDVARVLLKEIGGKTFMIIPNLDGKFTYIMKRLLPGVVDFVMDMDIKKVQKRRG, encoded by the coding sequence ATGAAGGATTTCATCGGAAAAACAGTATTCATTCCCGGCGGTTCCAGCGGCATCGGCCTGTCAACAGCAAAACTCCTGGCAGGGGAGGGGGGCCATGTAATGATTTTTGCCAGAAACAAAAAACGGCTCGACGAGGCGGCCGAACAGATCGGGAAAAGCAGAAAGAACCCCTCGCAGCGCGTGGACTGCCTGCAGCTCGATGTTTCGGATTTCAAGGCCGTACAGAAAACCATGACCCGTGCTGTCCGGGATTTCGGCACGCCCGATATTCTCATCAACTGCGCAGGACGGGCCTATCCCCGAAACTTTGAAGACATCTCCTTTAGCCAGTTCGACGAGACCATGCGCATCAACATGTACGGTATTTGGAACACCTGTTCTGTCCTGACCCCCTTCATGAAGGAAAGGGGCGGTATCATAGTCAACACGTCGTCCATGTCGGGCTTTATCGGCGTTTTCGGATATACCGATTACAGCGCCTCTAAGTTCGCCATTGTGGGATTTTCCGAGGCGCTGAAAAGCGAGCTGAAAAACAGCAATATTTCCGTCCAGGTCCTGTGCCCCCCCGACACGGACACGCCGGGATTTGCCGTGGAAAACACGACCAAACCCGATGAAACAAAGGCCATATCCGCTGCCGCAAAAATCATGTCCCCCGATGACGTAGCCCGGGTCCTGCTGAAGGAGATCGGCGGGAAAACCTTCATGATCATTCCCAACCTGGATGGAAAATTCACCTATATTATGAAACGCCTTCTTCCGGGAGTCGTTGATTTTGTCATGGACATGGACATCAAGAAGGTCCAGAAGAGGAGGGGTTGA
- a CDS encoding uroporphyrinogen decarboxylase produces MNTGKIFNALRQGIIPPPNEIPKPLLKAVASAIHMRGKISNLTSVERTFSALFHREPDHVPVTPLLCSAARQINGISFPDLSLDGEKAADVFYSGWEFVGGDLIVLMLDLSVEAADFGQAMEYPDMSTARPDYSRPVIKNKDGYGKLKPIKLSEARRMQEFLKLCEIMVRRVGLRGLVGGFIFGPAGILSMLRGAENFFKDCMLYPEEVRRACETITGVLIEYAEAQCDAGIPAIAIDTLYASQSGLPKKVWEDIEGPFARDISNAIKAKGCMVGVHNCGHGPYADVQLKWMEPDVLSIAHLPDDCANIVELKEKYGRDVTIIGYIPTQLLIHGTPSEVMDECRRQIDVMARGGGYILAPGCEYPPNIPLTNAFAMMEAARRFG; encoded by the coding sequence ATGAACACAGGAAAAATTTTTAATGCCCTGCGACAGGGAATTATTCCGCCCCCCAATGAAATACCAAAACCGCTGCTAAAGGCCGTTGCCTCGGCCATACACATGAGAGGTAAGATCTCCAATCTCACCTCTGTGGAGCGGACATTTTCCGCGCTTTTTCATCGTGAACCCGATCACGTACCGGTTACACCGCTTCTGTGTTCAGCCGCACGGCAGATTAACGGCATATCCTTCCCTGACCTGTCTCTTGACGGTGAAAAGGCCGCTGATGTTTTCTATTCCGGATGGGAATTTGTGGGAGGTGATCTCATAGTCCTTATGCTTGACCTGTCAGTTGAGGCCGCGGATTTCGGCCAGGCCATGGAATATCCCGACATGAGCACCGCGCGGCCCGATTATTCACGACCCGTAATAAAAAACAAAGACGGATACGGAAAACTGAAGCCCATCAAACTTTCGGAAGCACGGCGAATGCAGGAATTTCTCAAACTCTGCGAAATCATGGTAAGGCGCGTGGGACTGCGGGGCCTTGTGGGGGGATTTATATTCGGTCCTGCGGGAATACTGAGCATGCTTCGCGGCGCCGAGAATTTTTTCAAAGACTGTATGCTGTATCCGGAGGAAGTGCGCAGGGCCTGCGAGACGATAACCGGTGTGCTCATTGAATACGCCGAAGCGCAGTGTGATGCGGGGATTCCGGCGATCGCCATTGATACACTGTATGCCAGCCAGAGCGGTCTGCCAAAAAAGGTGTGGGAAGACATTGAGGGCCCCTTTGCCCGCGATATCAGCAACGCCATAAAGGCGAAGGGATGCATGGTGGGAGTACACAACTGCGGCCACGGACCCTATGCCGATGTGCAGCTGAAATGGATGGAGCCGGATGTACTGAGTATAGCCCATCTCCCCGATGATTGCGCGAATATAGTTGAATTAAAGGAGAAATACGGCAGGGATGTTACCATCATCGGATATATTCCCACGCAACTCCTTATTCACGGAACTCCATCAGAGGTGATGGATGAATGCAGGCGTCAGATAGATGTTATGGCCAGGGGCGGCGGATATATACTGGCGCCGGGATGCGAATACCCGCCCAATATTCCCCTCACCAATGCTTTCGCCATGATGGAAGCGGCCAGACGTTTCGGCTGA